The region TGTTCGTCCTCTGGCTCTAGTCCAGTAAATGTTGCTCCtcctgaaaaatataaaatcacatCATTTAGAAGAAACTTCACAGAAACCGGTAAACAAAACAGATGCTGAGTTTGTTCCTGAtgtcagtgaaaaataaatagatgatAAATGATATTATTCTGGTTCTCAGCTGTTTCTGTTGACCTTAAATCAGGAACATTAATCTCTTTATTAATCCAGAAGTTTCCATAACTCTTAACTTTACATCTAGAGTTACTGTGAGGAGCCTTGGTCTGGTCTTTGACTAGGACATGCCCTCTAAATCCCACTGTTAGGATGGCCCTTAGCGGCTGGTTTACAGAGGAGTCTTGAGGCAGAGAAATAGTGCAGACCAACcaggtgtttattttccaacatttacCATAGAGACAATCCTGCTTACAATGGCCTTGGATCTCAGCAGCAGCCACACCTACTAACCTGCAATGTGGCCAACATACAGGTTTTTATAGTCCCTGGCTGCTCCCATTAACAACCCCACCAAGAAACAGGGTAGGACAAAATACCTATATACAGACAACcttaacaaaacaactaaatcttcaacataatcataacaacactcttcatttttaagctgccatttcatttctaaaatacctttctataaatataaatccaatcATTACACTTCTAAAATACATAGTTTCATCGCTCCCCCTCTTCCATCTGCATTTGGTCTCTTCCGGAACCTTTATAAGGTGTTCAGGCCCCCGGGGAATCTTTTAGCCTGaacaccctgcagaggaagagacagaggtaagccatttccacaaacatttcagtgtatttcagacagttacaaaacccatccatttgtttgttttattttaacaggacacCATCAGTTCCAGCTGAGGTGCCACTggacaaaacacaataaaatacttcaatttgtATTTGTCTCATCATTCAACcccttttaagtgtttttatacaAGTAATGAAAACCTTCATTACACCCACATTAACAGATTTTCAGGACTTCATTCTTTTACTTTCACAATATTGCAAAATCAcatctagaagaaaaaaaagctggttTTGGATCTATGCTGCTTTGTAGGAATCAATCTAGATCTATATTTCTAGAGTTTTAATTCAACATCACATTtacaaatttaagaaaaagatCCACATTTAGTAGTTCAGATAATAACCTTTAAGGACAGACAGATTAATTGACGTCTCCTGATTAACTGGACTGGTTGATGGGCTTCTTGTTACAactgttgctatggcaacaaggTTGATGGTTCAAATCCCAGAGCTCTGCTCATGTGGGGTTTTTCTGGGTCCTCCAGTTTCTGCCTCCACATCAGGAAACCTGCTGGTGTCTAGTTCAAGTAAACAGGGACTTCATGCATggatgtgtctgtgtgttagTTTACCTGGTCGGCTGGTGAAGTTCTGCTCTGGTCTCCACTTGTACTAGAACcctaaacaaaacagagaaagtcCAACTATTGAGTTTGTTGCTGAAAGTTAGAAGAACAGAGTTTAAATCATGGATTGTTTTAGTTTCTGGTTTGAATGTCAGCAGGTTAATTAAATCCTCAGTTTCTTTAGTTTCTTTAGTTGTGAATCTGATTATTCAGACATTGATCTCtatatttacatattaacaTGGTTGATGTCTGGGTCCCTGCTCTCTCTCGCCCACGGTGCCATTCTCTCTCCTGCAgtctgtcagccaatcagattaaATCCCACTATGTAATCTCGTCTCTCGTTCCTCCTTTTAAAACCGTTTTATCCCTGTTACCTGATGACATGCTGCCCGTTTTTCTGGCTACATAGAAATTTTTGTTCTAGATCATTTTCTACTAAATACTTCAGCATCAAGTTTGCGTCTCAGACTTTCTGCATGTGGTTCACTAAAAACAACATGACACCTTCACTCACCTTCAtcatgttggatggatgatgtgCTCATAAGGGGCATCTCTTCTTCCCCATCTCCAGACGTTCCTTCTATGTTCtcctaacaaaacaaaaataaagcagaaatgtttctccAGAGTTGAATTTCATAAATGAGAAATGTATCAGATTATTATGACTTGTCATTGAATCACTGCAGCTAATCCAAGTTCTCTAAATAAGAATATGATAAATTATTGTTTGATCATTCAATGGCTGTGTGTCTTCTCACAGCTACAGCAGCCTGAATGGAGCCAGGCTCTCTGGTTATGAGATCCTTCACTGCTGGAATACTTTGtcttggttctggtccagttaaACTCAGAGGTAGGTAGCGGTGCTGAGGATGGTCCTGAGCTCATTCATCTCAGGGGGCGGAGTGTCATTTATGGCCTGGATTATTCCTGTATTTACATGTACAGGACGTAACTCTTACAACTTCATGCATGGAGGTGTCTGTGTGTTAGTTTACCGGGTTGATTAGTGGAGCATTGCTCTGGTCTCTACTTGTACTAGAACGCTAAACAGAACAGAGAAAGTccaattattgagtttgttgcTGAAAGTTAGAAGAACAGAGTTTAAATCATGGATTGTTTTAGTTTCTGGTTTGAATGTCAGCAGGTTTATTAAATCCTCAGtttctttagtttctttaaTTGTAACTCTGGTTATTCAGACTTTGAtctctatatttatatattaacaTGGTGGATGTCCTGTACTTTAGtgtttatcaagtccagaggactccaaagttCTCCTCCCTCCAGTCATCCATTCAGAAGATACTAATAGTGACCTCGGCTGTCTGACAGAGACAGGATATGGAAACAGGTTTCCTCCTGGTTTCCTGCCGCCGTCgacagacaggaaatgagaaCATCAGGGTGTGTATTCTCAGAGTCTGTCATAGATCTGTGATTCTAGATTCAGAGGGATTCATTCAGCTGCTGAGCGATTCAGAGACCATGGAGTCTGACCGGATTAAGAAAAGAGATTCATAATAAAGAAACTATTAGATCAGATCAACGTGTTTACAGTAGAAACCGGATGTTTACATAAACTGAATataatcaacatttttctgcCTGTTAATTCAAACCAAAcgggtttttgttttggtttgaattttgtttgatagaattaccaaaattatttttatttgttaaatgccaGAATGTTTGAGAAACTTTTCCTCATATTCATAAGTTCACAAACATTTGGTCAGAATCAAAGATAactgacttttaaaatttatgacTTTGGTTagatcttgaaaaaaaaaaacttttgtgttttttttactcattgtgtgtaaatgtctggtttcaCTGAATAAGAGGAAGTGAAGCTGCTTCCTGCAGAAGATGAGAATCTGGATCCATCTGACAAAGATATCAGTGACTCTTCAAGTTCCTCATCAGATTTCCTCCATCACTGCTGAAACCCAGAGATCCAACATCTCCAGAGCGGTTCTTCTAGCAGAACCGACCTCTGAGCCAGAGCAGAGCTAGAACAGGAACCAGTGGTACTGACCCGCTCTGCTGTTGGGAACTAACCAATCAGCAGCTTACAAAGCCATGACATCTTCATCTGGGTTTTGCCAGGTTCTTTAAAGAATCAGAGATCTCAGTGAATTTAAATGTCTGATAttcagatgataaaaaaatctctattctaaatcattttgttgAACTGAAGTTTCCTCTGATTTGAAGTCATTAAAAGCTCATCTAGGGAAAAGGGCTGTGAATTAGCTGTTGCTATTGCACTATGACGTAAACAAGGGACTGCTGTTCAGTTTGTCAATGTGTCTGTCCCTACCAAgtaatcttaaataaataaaatttattctctttaaaagagaattaaaaagggatgtgctgtggtggcgcagggattaagcacaacccacataaggaggccttggtcctcgacgcggccgtcgcaggttcgattcccagcctggcgacctttgccgcatgtcctcccccttctctcattacccactttcctgtcaattaactatcaaataaaggccactagagccaaaaaaatcttttaaaaaaaagagagaataaaaacattttgtaatatttgcttCCAGATAAGAAGTTTTTGTTCTCAgattagttaaaataaaaaactacagATGTTTAATGGTTACCTGATTTCCTTCTGGCCGCAGTTGATTGATCACTTTTTGATGAAGTTCATAGTCGTCCATATATTCCTTCGTCTTGTTCTCAACCAGTATTTCATTAACCTTTTTCTTCAGAGTTTCTTTGGctctttctttcaaaatgtcattcacaatattttcttcttcttttattgcaATCAGCTCATAGAGTCCATCTCCATCAATGTAACCTGACCATTTCCTGCAGCAGTCACAGCACTTTTTCATGCAGCAGTCACAGCACTTTTGTAAAGAATAGCAGTAGTCCCACCACTTTAGTAAAGAGTAGCAGACAACCAGAAAAAGGAGGACCAGCAGTACATACAGGCCAATAATCTGAAGCGAAGAGCAGagcatgtttattttggttcatctaaccaaaatgaatattttacaatcctgtacataaacatttatcttAAAACCCACCTTTGActcatttttcagattatcaaTGGTGGCTTGTTCCTCAGGGGTTCTGTTTGTCTTACAAGGAATCTGAGCTTCTTCTTTAGACAGTCCGTTCCTACAGCAAGCGTACCAATCTCcatcaaataaaacagagaTGACCCACAGCAGACCGATCACTAAAGCCTTTACtatctgaagaaaaataatatggCAACATTTTGTTCCACTGATCCTCCTTGTCCTCATACAGCAGTACGCCCTGCAGGTACCATTGAAGCTCTTGTCATTCCAAAGTAACAAAAGGAATATTATAAAAATCGGCACACTGATGTATATATCGCAGTGAACTTTCTGATCCTTGCAGGTGCAGGCCTCTTCTCtatcaaacaaaacattgtacGTGAAAAACACAATGATCGTAGCGTAGGTGGCAAACTCAGGAAGGGAAGAAACCAGGAAGTTTTTCATCTTGATCAGTCAAAGTCTTTAGATTCTGACTCTGTGATCAGATTATTAAAGTCTGCAGTTTATGAATCTAAACATCTTCAGAACAAGAACCTCCCTCTGACTCACTGCAACCATAAAAGGAGCAACCTGCTGTGATTGGTcaacttcatttcattttcattttcattatttacagtGAAGTTTGacagtaaaaacagcaaagatcaataatgataataattagtATGTTAAATAACTTGATACTGAGTTTATGCTGTAATAATGGGAAGTTTGACTGTAAGTCTAATAGAGATTGAAACCAAGTGAATGtctgaagtttattttagttCTAACTGGTGAAAATTTTTTAACatgaaagaaacataaataaagaaacaataatttaaCAGACGACGTCCTGCTCTCATGTAACCTTCTGATTCTTGGAAACATTCCTGGAATTTCTTCATTCAGTCTCCTGCTTGTAGAGATGAGATGAAATGTCTTTTAGTTCACCTGAAGCATAAAGTAACATGAAtgaaaaaccaacagaaactcATAAAGCTGGTTTGAGCTCTCTGCCCCAACATGCCCCTCTGGTGAGGCagccaaatgtttaaaaattgtttcaatataaagaaacaaaaagtacatAGATGTTAACCACAGATTtgattgatttctgtttttctgaggGAGAGAAAATCAATAATCTGCTGTTCTGGGTTTCTGAtctgattaaatataaataataccAAATAAATATCAGATCCTAATTCTCTGTCAGATATTAAACTACTGTGTTTTAAACGTtaagttttcttatttatatCTGGTCTTTTGTTAgcagattgttttttgtgtgacCTTCTCATTTCTCACCTTCATGGTTTCATGCTGGCTGTGGTTCGGATCACATCGCCTCCTGAATTACAGCACCAACACTCCACTGGTGAAAATGAACCTCTTGGGTTTCTGCTTGACAACAAGACATCAGTAATGAGAGCCAGACAGACACTGACATGGTGGGGTTGATGATTAAAatgctgcaggaaaaaaaggtgTTGGGTtgattt is a window of Gambusia affinis linkage group LG23, SWU_Gaff_1.0, whole genome shotgun sequence DNA encoding:
- the LOC122826413 gene encoding uncharacterized protein LOC122826413 is translated as MKNFLVSSLPEFATYATIIVFFTYNVLFDREEACTCKDQKVHCDIYISVPIFIIFLLLLWNDKSFNGTCRAYCCMRTRRISGTKCCHIIFLQIVKALVIGLLWVISVLFDGDWYACCRNGLSKEEAQIPCKTNRTPEEQATIDNLKNESKIIGLYVLLVLLFLVVCYSLLKWWDYCYSLQKCCDCCMKKCCDCCRKWSGYIDGDGLYELIAIKEEENIVNDILKERAKETLKKKVNEILVENKTKEYMDDYELHQKVINQLRPEGNQENIEGTSGDGEEEMPLMSTSSIQHDEGF